In Hwangdonia lutea, a single window of DNA contains:
- a CDS encoding RNA polymerase sigma factor, with protein MHPIKNDIDMKGNPTIKNELNEALIIEKVLNGEIELFEILLRRYNELLFRTIRSYVDIETDVEDIMQDTYIKAFEKLYQFNNDAMFSTWLIRIGINEALQKKRKAAKYKTVALQQDDYVLQIEDRTIMNPEHKAMYKESSCFMEKAIDTLPEKYKIVFMLKEVEGLAISDISKCLNLSNSNVKVRLHRARKMLQNSILSLTDYTNIFEFGNSKCDRIVNNVMEYIYKTYPRF; from the coding sequence TTGCATCCAATAAAAAATGATATCGATATGAAAGGCAACCCCACAATCAAAAATGAACTTAATGAAGCTCTAATCATTGAGAAGGTACTTAATGGTGAAATAGAATTGTTTGAGATACTTTTACGCCGTTATAATGAGTTATTGTTCAGAACAATTAGGAGTTACGTTGATATAGAAACCGATGTGGAAGATATTATGCAAGACACCTATATTAAGGCTTTTGAAAAATTATATCAATTTAATAATGATGCTATGTTTTCTACTTGGTTAATACGAATAGGTATCAATGAGGCCTTACAGAAAAAGAGAAAGGCGGCCAAATATAAAACTGTTGCTTTGCAACAAGACGATTATGTTTTACAAATTGAAGATCGCACAATTATGAACCCAGAACACAAGGCTATGTATAAAGAATCCTCCTGTTTTATGGAAAAAGCCATAGATACGCTTCCGGAAAAGTACAAAATAGTATTTATGCTAAAAGAGGTTGAAGGGTTAGCCATTTCTGATATATCAAAATGCTTAAATTTGAGTAATAGTAATGTTAAAGTGCGTTTACATAGGGCTAGGAAAATGCTTCAAAATTCCATTTTAAGTTTAACCGACTACACGAATATTTTTGAGTTTGGTAACTCGAAATGTGATAGGATTGTAAATAACGTTATGGAATATATCTACAAGACGTATCCTAGGTTCTAG
- the folE gene encoding GTP cyclohydrolase I FolE translates to MKINGKGMLKTEVLPNNGIQELHQNITHQEKLKVIEYHFGKIMETLGLSLDNPSLKNTPKRVAKMYINEVFKGLDESNFPKISFFENVSGYREMVVVDNITVHSYCEHHFVPFFGKAAVAYIPKDRVIGLSKINRIVQFYASKPQIQEKLTVEIGQKLKDLLKTDDVAIYIEANHLCVASRGIKDKESVTKTTFFSGKFLKDKEKARFINSISK, encoded by the coding sequence ATGAAAATTAACGGAAAAGGAATGCTTAAAACTGAAGTTTTACCAAATAATGGTATTCAAGAATTACATCAAAATATAACGCATCAAGAAAAACTAAAAGTCATAGAGTATCATTTTGGTAAAATAATGGAAACGCTAGGTTTAAGTCTCGACAACCCTAGTTTAAAAAATACTCCCAAACGAGTTGCGAAAATGTATATCAATGAAGTTTTTAAAGGGTTGGATGAAAGTAATTTTCCTAAAATTTCTTTTTTCGAAAATGTTAGTGGCTATCGCGAAATGGTGGTGGTTGATAACATTACGGTTCACTCTTATTGCGAACATCATTTTGTTCCTTTTTTCGGAAAAGCAGCTGTGGCTTATATTCCAAAAGATAGAGTAATTGGGTTGTCTAAAATTAATCGCATTGTTCAGTTTTATGCCAGCAAACCTCAAATACAAGAAAAACTTACGGTTGAGATTGGGCAAAAACTAAAAGACCTATTAAAAACAGACGATGTGGCTATTTATATTGAAGCTAATCATTTATGCGTTGCATCGCGCGGCATTAAAGACAAGGAAAGTGTAACTAAAACAACCTTTTTTAGTGGAAAATTTTTAAAAGATAAAGAAAAGGCAAGATTTATTAATTCCATAAGTAAATAG
- the ccsA gene encoding cytochrome c biogenesis protein, whose protein sequence is MKRIKHILFSTRTMTVLLLMFAISMAVATFIENDYDTATAKTLIYNATWFEILMLWLIILFTANIRTYRLTRKDKWPVLIFHLAFVFIFLGGATTRYSGFEGQMPIEEGRTTNKIISDLTYFKLVVSDGNKTLRYDKHPYMMSHFNAKDTRWPFKRTFKQNYRFGDKVISLKTLDYIPLAKDSIQKTETGKKMLNIVTIGQGQRKNNYIQSGDIKVIDGMLFSFNNPIKDAVQLIEKEGNLTIALPTNGQYLSMEGQRLGAVVDSTLLAQNSGSIKANNFKPLNNRALYTVNNTRFIIPKKAFKGKKVYYNGDKTNPNNKNLLDIIQLEIRSEKETDTIFIKGGKGTTQLDKTIWINGLKVSLGFGSKILYTDFYLRCDDFLLDRYPGSNNPSSYESEITVIDGDYKKQHHIYMNNVMDYKGYRFFQASYFPDETGTILSVNADWWGTNITYIGYFLLFAGMFLTLFWKNTYFWKLNKSLKKMHKKNQNLLSLLFLVIVLGSFHPSNAQNNKAKITDTIKVNQTLPGPNAQFATPKELGTNRIVNPNHTKKFGRLLVQDFQGRIKPMDTHTLELLRKLYKKDAYQYGNVLINSNQWFISMQIDPGFWADKPLIKVGNKGGHKLIKETGANSEGYTSYANLVDVNTGIYKLEEQNNKSFSKRKADQSNYDKAVIEITERFNIFSNIAFGYYTTVIPVKNDPLNTWTSWIYSTNEKSVEIDNTAYKLLSNYFNGVKKGLKTQNWTDADQTIEDLKLFQQELSKDIIPTPLKVKLEILYNHLNLFFWLMIVYSLLGFFMIILGFAEVFSLKTKRNQNIRFLTKIMLGLMIIALIIQTTALAVRWYLSGHAPWSNGYEAIIFISAVGVLAGLLLYKNRNAFIPAAGALVAMIMMGFAHGGSMLDPQITPLEPVLKSYWLMVHVGIITSSYGFFGLSAVLSFISLILFSFKSNKKTKHSIKELTLVNEMALTVGVFALTIGTFLGGMWANESWGRYWSWDPKETWAFISIIIYAVVLHLRLVPKLRDKLTFNMVSLWAIWSIIFTYFGVNYYLSGLHSYAAGDPIPIPIWIYIAASGMLILSLVAYVMNKTRLNT, encoded by the coding sequence ATGAAACGCATAAAACATATTTTGTTTTCAACCAGAACCATGACGGTTCTGTTATTGATGTTTGCCATTTCCATGGCTGTGGCAACCTTTATTGAAAATGATTATGACACCGCTACTGCAAAAACATTAATATACAATGCCACTTGGTTTGAAATCCTTATGCTTTGGTTAATCATCTTGTTTACCGCCAATATAAGAACCTATAGACTTACAAGAAAAGATAAGTGGCCAGTACTCATATTTCACTTGGCCTTTGTTTTTATATTTTTAGGAGGTGCAACTACGCGATATTCAGGTTTTGAAGGGCAAATGCCTATTGAAGAAGGGCGAACCACCAACAAAATAATCAGTGACCTTACCTATTTTAAACTAGTTGTCTCCGACGGAAACAAAACACTCCGTTATGACAAGCACCCATATATGATGTCACATTTTAACGCTAAAGATACCAGGTGGCCGTTCAAAAGAACCTTCAAACAAAATTATCGGTTTGGTGACAAAGTGATATCACTTAAAACGCTCGACTACATTCCATTAGCTAAAGATTCTATTCAAAAAACCGAAACCGGAAAAAAAATGCTCAATATCGTTACCATTGGTCAAGGGCAACGAAAAAATAATTATATCCAAAGTGGTGATATTAAAGTAATTGATGGGATGTTGTTCAGTTTTAACAATCCCATTAAAGATGCGGTTCAATTGATAGAAAAAGAAGGAAACCTTACAATTGCCCTTCCCACTAACGGGCAATATTTATCTATGGAAGGGCAACGATTAGGCGCTGTAGTTGATTCAACTTTATTAGCTCAAAACTCTGGATCAATCAAAGCAAACAACTTTAAACCATTAAACAACAGAGCACTTTATACAGTAAACAATACCCGTTTTATTATTCCTAAAAAAGCCTTTAAAGGAAAAAAAGTTTACTACAACGGAGACAAAACCAACCCGAATAATAAAAATCTATTGGATATTATTCAGTTAGAAATCCGATCAGAAAAAGAGACTGACACCATCTTTATTAAAGGAGGTAAAGGTACAACACAACTTGACAAAACCATATGGATTAATGGTTTAAAAGTATCATTAGGGTTTGGGTCTAAAATATTATATACAGACTTTTATTTACGTTGTGATGATTTTTTACTTGACCGTTATCCCGGATCAAACAACCCGTCTTCATACGAGAGCGAAATAACGGTTATAGATGGTGATTATAAAAAACAACACCATATCTATATGAATAATGTTATGGATTATAAAGGGTACCGTTTTTTTCAAGCCAGTTATTTTCCAGATGAAACAGGAACCATCCTTTCGGTAAATGCTGATTGGTGGGGAACAAATATCACCTATATTGGATATTTTCTACTTTTTGCAGGCATGTTTTTAACCTTATTTTGGAAAAACACTTATTTCTGGAAGCTGAACAAATCATTAAAAAAAATGCATAAAAAAAACCAGAACCTGCTTTCATTATTGTTTCTCGTAATCGTTTTGGGTAGCTTTCATCCCAGTAACGCTCAAAATAATAAAGCAAAAATAACAGATACAATAAAGGTTAATCAAACCTTACCTGGTCCAAACGCTCAATTTGCTACACCCAAAGAACTCGGAACAAATAGAATTGTTAACCCTAATCATACAAAGAAATTTGGGCGCCTTTTGGTACAAGATTTTCAAGGTAGAATAAAACCTATGGATACCCACACCCTAGAACTACTTAGAAAACTTTACAAAAAAGATGCTTATCAATATGGTAATGTACTTATAAATTCAAACCAATGGTTTATTTCCATGCAAATAGACCCTGGCTTTTGGGCAGATAAGCCCTTGATAAAAGTGGGCAATAAAGGCGGCCATAAACTTATTAAAGAAACTGGTGCAAATAGTGAAGGCTATACATCATATGCTAATCTTGTTGATGTTAATACGGGAATTTATAAGCTTGAAGAACAAAACAATAAATCTTTTAGTAAACGAAAAGCCGACCAATCCAATTACGATAAAGCCGTAATAGAAATAACCGAACGATTCAACATTTTTAGCAATATAGCGTTTGGGTACTACACAACGGTTATCCCTGTAAAAAATGATCCTTTAAATACTTGGACGAGCTGGATTTATAGTACCAATGAAAAATCTGTTGAGATTGACAATACCGCTTATAAACTTTTAAGCAATTATTTTAATGGCGTTAAAAAAGGCTTAAAAACCCAAAACTGGACAGATGCCGATCAAACTATTGAAGACCTAAAATTATTCCAACAAGAGCTTAGTAAAGACATTATTCCAACACCCCTTAAGGTTAAACTGGAAATTCTTTACAATCATTTAAACCTGTTTTTTTGGCTTATGATTGTTTATAGTTTATTAGGATTTTTTATGATAATTCTTGGTTTTGCAGAGGTGTTTTCGTTAAAAACGAAACGCAATCAAAATATTCGATTTTTAACCAAAATAATGTTGGGATTGATGATTATAGCATTAATTATTCAAACAACAGCTTTAGCGGTGCGTTGGTATCTTTCCGGACATGCCCCATGGAGCAACGGCTATGAAGCCATTATTTTTATTTCGGCAGTAGGTGTACTTGCTGGGTTACTCCTTTACAAAAACCGGAATGCTTTTATTCCTGCTGCTGGTGCCTTAGTGGCTATGATTATGATGGGATTTGCACACGGTGGCTCCATGCTCGACCCGCAGATTACACCCTTAGAGCCTGTTTTAAAATCTTACTGGTTAATGGTTCATGTAGGTATTATTACCTCTAGCTATGGTTTTTTTGGTTTATCGGCGGTATTGAGTTTTATTTCTTTAATTTTATTTAGTTTTAAATCAAATAAAAAAACAAAACACTCTATAAAAGAACTGACTTTAGTTAACGAAATGGCTTTAACCGTTGGTGTTTTTGCATTAACTATTGGTACCTTTTTGGGAGGCATGTGGGCTAACGAAAGTTGGGGGCGTTATTGGAGTTGGGACCCTAAAGAAACCTGGGCCTTTATATCAATTATAATATATGCGGTAGTCCTGCACTTAAGATTGGTTCCGAAGCTTCGAGATAAGCTCACATTTAACATGGTTAGTTTATGGGCCATCTGGTCTATTATATTTACCTATTTTGGAGTTAACTATTACTTATCAGGACTACACTCCTATGCCGCTGGCGACCCTATACCCATACCGATATGGATTTATATTGCAGCTTCTGGTATGTTAATTTTATCATTAGTCGCTTATGTAATGAATAAAACACGTTTAAATACGTAG
- a CDS encoding NAD(P)-dependent oxidoreductase, with the protein MTILVVGASGATGRKLVEQLLDQNHKVKVIVRTPEKLPESWKTHGNLQIISASVLALSDMEMTEIVKDCHAVASCLGHNLTFKGIYGQPRKLVTDATRRLCEAIQSNGLQSPTKFVLMNTTGNRNRDLNEPISFAQKCVIGLLRLLLPPHVDNEKAADYLRTQVGQNNNFIEWVAVRPDGLKRRRS; encoded by the coding sequence ATGACAATTTTAGTAGTAGGAGCAAGTGGAGCCACAGGAAGAAAATTAGTTGAGCAACTTCTCGATCAAAACCATAAAGTAAAAGTAATTGTAAGAACACCTGAAAAGTTACCCGAATCATGGAAAACCCACGGTAATCTCCAAATTATTTCTGCTAGTGTATTGGCACTAAGCGATATGGAAATGACTGAAATAGTCAAGGATTGTCACGCCGTTGCGTCTTGCCTTGGTCATAATTTAACTTTTAAAGGTATTTACGGGCAACCCCGAAAACTCGTAACGGATGCTACACGACGCTTATGCGAAGCCATACAATCTAATGGGCTGCAAAGCCCAACAAAATTTGTGTTAATGAACACCACAGGGAATCGAAATCGCGATTTAAACGAGCCCATTTCTTTTGCACAAAAATGCGTTATTGGTTTGCTGCGTTTGTTGTTACCACCTCATGTAGATAATGAGAAAGCTGCGGATTATTTAAGAACACAAGTTGGGCAAAACAATAATTTTATTGAATGGGTTGCAGTTAGGCCAGATGGCTTAAAACGAAGAAGAAGTTAG
- a CDS encoding serine hydrolase domain-containing protein: MERAKPKTSKAKQIFRIVLLVSTFISLWFVPWILVKAWILPLPDTVQEQVEQSLSYGFDGVIVYVDEAGKPPAFYAAGYHNKEQKIPANPKALFKIASISKLYVAVAITKLDSENRLSLDESLVDYFPELLNRIENADKITLRMMVKHRSGIPNFTDNPEFWNNQPNTNIDVLEYALDLPAEFEPNKDYGYSNTNYLLLSRIIEQVTGGSRQDYFNKVILRPLGLKHTFGSIDNVNLDDVMSGYYVGIEKDFKNENNGMMIATAEDVGIFLRALNDGSLLSESEMETYASIYEFNHGGLAPGYQCIAEYHKDIDAVVIQFMNTTDFEGYQWNLLEITHTRVVNILRNAKGL, from the coding sequence ATGGAACGTGCTAAACCAAAGACCTCAAAAGCAAAACAAATTTTTAGAATCGTATTACTTGTTAGTACATTTATATCCTTATGGTTTGTGCCTTGGATATTGGTAAAAGCATGGATATTACCGTTACCAGATACAGTACAGGAGCAAGTCGAGCAATCCTTGAGCTATGGTTTTGATGGTGTTATTGTATATGTTGATGAAGCGGGCAAACCACCAGCGTTTTATGCAGCGGGTTATCATAATAAAGAACAGAAAATACCCGCCAACCCTAAAGCTTTGTTCAAAATTGCAAGCATAAGCAAGTTATATGTCGCAGTAGCTATTACCAAATTGGATAGTGAAAATCGTTTGTCTTTAGATGAGTCACTTGTCGATTATTTTCCTGAACTGTTAAATAGAATTGAAAATGCTGATAAAATCACTTTGCGAATGATGGTTAAACACCGGAGCGGCATTCCTAATTTCACGGACAATCCTGAATTTTGGAACAATCAACCAAACACCAATATAGACGTGCTTGAATATGCATTGGATTTACCGGCGGAATTTGAGCCAAACAAAGATTATGGCTATTCCAATACAAACTACTTGCTGCTTTCAAGAATTATAGAGCAAGTTACGGGCGGTAGTCGTCAAGACTATTTCAACAAAGTAATATTAAGGCCGCTTGGGTTGAAGCATACTTTTGGATCAATTGATAACGTTAATCTAGACGATGTTATGAGCGGTTATTATGTTGGCATTGAAAAGGATTTTAAAAACGAGAATAATGGTATGATGATAGCTACCGCTGAAGATGTTGGCATCTTTTTAAGAGCTTTAAATGATGGGTCGTTACTTAGTGAAAGCGAAATGGAAACCTATGCGTCTATTTATGAATTTAATCATGGAGGATTGGCTCCAGGTTACCAATGTATAGCAGAATATCATAAAGATATTGATGCTGTTGTGATTCAATTTATGAATACCACCGATTTTGAAGGCTACCAATGGAATCTGCTAGAGATAACACATACACGTGTTGTAAACATATTGCGTAATGCAAAGGGGCTTTAA
- a CDS encoding plastocyanin/azurin family copper-binding protein has translation MRTHKSLISKYLLVFAALILLIMFFIGFKTPENNVGLSETSTTHTVTIFRMKFNPAHLTVKKGDTVVWINKDFVPHDVTEELNQKWTSKPFNKGEKWSKVIHEDIKYFCNLHKVMKGTITLAK, from the coding sequence ATGCGAACACATAAATCTTTAATCTCAAAATATTTACTGGTTTTTGCGGCATTAATTTTATTGATTATGTTTTTTATAGGCTTCAAAACCCCCGAAAACAATGTCGGTTTATCTGAAACGTCCACAACGCATACAGTAACCATATTTAGGATGAAATTTAATCCCGCCCATTTAACCGTAAAAAAAGGAGATACGGTTGTTTGGATTAATAAAGACTTTGTGCCCCATGATGTTACCGAAGAGCTCAATCAAAAATGGACCTCAAAACCTTTTAATAAAGGCGAAAAATGGTCGAAAGTAATCCATGAGGACATCAAGTACTTCTGTAATCTTCACAAGGTCATGAAGGGCACTATTACACTAGCTAAATAA
- a CDS encoding DUF4142 domain-containing protein: MNTKIKITALITCVLLLSIPNMLWGQETPKLNDAEIASVAVVANQIDIDYAKLAIKRSKNQEVIDFAKRMMEDHNAVIKQAVALVTKLGVTPKDNGVSQSLLKQSKESLKKLKKAKKKDFDKTYIDNEVAYHKAVIDAVNGLLIPQAKNAELKSLLEAVVPALEVHLGHAKMAQSKISK; this comes from the coding sequence ATGAATACAAAAATTAAAATTACGGCTCTTATAACTTGTGTATTGCTATTATCGATACCCAATATGTTGTGGGGTCAAGAAACGCCAAAATTGAATGATGCAGAAATAGCTTCAGTAGCTGTTGTTGCAAACCAAATAGATATTGATTACGCTAAATTGGCCATTAAGCGATCTAAAAACCAAGAGGTTATTGATTTTGCTAAAAGGATGATGGAAGATCATAACGCCGTTATTAAACAAGCTGTTGCCTTGGTAACAAAGTTAGGCGTAACGCCAAAAGACAATGGTGTAAGTCAGTCTTTATTAAAACAGTCAAAAGAATCTCTTAAAAAGCTTAAAAAGGCTAAGAAAAAAGATTTTGATAAAACCTATATAGATAATGAAGTAGCCTACCATAAAGCAGTTATTGATGCTGTAAACGGCTTATTAATACCTCAAGCTAAAAATGCAGAGTTAAAAAGTTTATTGGAGGCCGTTGTTCCGGCGTTGGAAGTACATTTGGGGCATGCTAAAATGGCACAAAGTAAAATTTCAAAATAA